The window CGCGAGCACCACCTTCAAGTCGAGGAGGATGATCACGGACGCGTCGTGGCGCAGGCCGCTGGCGTTCCTCGCCTGGGCCTTCGCGTCCGCCTGGTTCTGCGCCTGCGCGGGGCGCGCGATGCCGGCGATGTAACCGGCGACCTCGCCTCCGAGCGCGGACGCGGTCTGCTCGATGTCGCTGTCGGCGAGGCGGTAGACCTGGAGGACCTCGTCGACGAAGAGCCCGAGCGTCTCGACGCCCATCGGATCGACGAGCAGGATGCGCGCCTTGCTCGTGACGGGCCCCTCGGAGAGGCGGAGGCGGCGCCTGAGATCGAGCACCGTGACGAGCTGGCCGCGGACGCTGATGATGCCCATGATCGACGAGGGCGCGCGCGGCACCGGGGTGATCGGGCGGAGCGTCAGGATCTCGCGGATGAGCGCGACGGGCGCGGCGTAGACGTTCTCGGCGAGGCGGAAGGCGAGGTACTTGGTGCCCTGTCCGCGGTCGCGGAGCTGCTTCTTGTGCTTCTGGCCCGCGACGACGACGGCGGAGTCGCTGCGGCGAGCGAGGTTAGAAGCCATGGGTGCCTCCGTGGGTCATCCGAGCGCGCTCGGAGTGGGCGAACATCTCCTCGACGAGCGCGGGCGCGTCGAGCACGAGCGCGATGCGTTGATCCGCGAGCTGCGTCGCGCCCGCGAAGCCGGCGATGTTCTTCAGCGAGGGGCCGAAGCCCTTGATCACGACGTCCTGCTGCCCGACGAGGGAGTCGACGACGAGGCCGAGCCTCCGGGTGCCGACGGCCGTGACGACCACGAACTTGCGCTTGGACCGCGGCGCGAGCGCGTTCTTCATGGCGTTGCTCACCGTCGACGTCTGCGCGGGCCGGTAGGGGAAGGCCGGCGAGTAGCCCTGCTGCCGCAGAGGCTCGCCGCGGAGCGACGAGCGCGCCCCCGGCGCGATCTGGCTGAGCTGCGGGGCGTCGAGGCCGAAGCCGTCGGTGCCGCTCACCTCGCTCGTGTCGGCGAGCCCGAAGAGCCGCGCGAGGTAGCAGAGCTGGAGCGTGTTGCCGCGCAGCGTGACGGCGTCGCGCCCGTCGATCACGCGCACCGCGGAGAGGTCGAGCCACACGGCCTCCTGCACGTTGGCGAGCGGGATCGCGAACTGCTGATCGCTGACCTTCACGATGAGCGCCTTCAGGATCGCGAGCGTGATCGGCAGCGTCACCGTGAACTTGGTGCCGATGCTGATCTCGCTCTGCACGTCGATGACGCCGCCGAGCTTCGAGATGTTCGTCTTCACGACGTCCATGCCGACGCCGCGCCCGCTGATCTCGCTCACCGACGTCTTCGTGGACAGGCCGGGCACGAAGATGAGGTTCAACACCTCGCGGCGGCTCATCGTCCGCGCGTCCTCCGGCCCCACGAGGCCCATCCGGATCGCCTTCTCGAGCAGGCGCTCCATCTCGATGCCCTTGCCGTCGTCCTCGATCTCGATGACGACGTGGTTGCCCTTCTGGAAGGCGTTCAGCGCGATCGTCCCGATCGCGGGCTTGCCCATGGCCTCGCGCGCGTCGCGATCCTCGATGCCGTGATCGATCGCGTTGCGCATCATGTGCATGAGCGGATCGCTGAGCTCCTCGACGATGAGCTTGTCGACGTTGGTCTCCGCGCCCGTGATGACGAGGTTCACCTGCTTGCCCGCCTGGCGGCTGATCTGGCGCGCGACGCGGGCGAGCTTGTCGAAGACCTGCCCGAGCGGCACCATGCGCACCTCGAGGATGCCGTCGCGCAGGCGCTTGACGTTGTGCCCGAAGTCGCGCTGGAGCCTCCGGAGGTTGTTCTTCACCTCGTGGTTCGCCTGCGCGTCGCGCATCTTCTCGAGCAGCCGATCGAGCTCCGTCCGCACGATCGACAGCTCGCCGACGTAGTTCATCAGGACGTCGAGCTTCTGGATGTCGACGCGCACCGTCTGCGCGACGCTCTTGATCGTGCCGAGCTCCTGCGCCTTCGGCGGGATGCTCGCGCTCGTGTCGAGGTGCGGCGCGGGGAAGGGGTGCGGCGCCGTCATGTCGAGCGGCGCGCTGCCCATCGGCGGCATCGGGCTCGGGGGCTCGCTCGGCGCGACCGGCGGCGGCGAGGGCGTGGGCGTGGGGATGTTCGTGTGCGAGAACGTCGACGCCGACGAGGCCGAGGCCGTCGACGAGGTGGGCGGGGGCGGGGGCATGGCCGCATGCGAGGGCCCTCCGCCCTGCCGCGGCAGCTCCTCGACCTCCACGCCGAGGTGGTTGAGCGCGTTTCGCAGCGTCGTCGAAGGCGCGCGCGAGCCCATCAGGATCTCGAGCGTGATCGAGTCGATGTCGTCGGTGTCGCTCGCGGGCAGGTACGTGATGATGTCGCCGTGCGGCTTCGCGGTCGCCTTGAGCTCGTCGAGCCCTTGATCGATCGTCGCGAGCTGGAACCGCACGCGCAGCCGGTAGAGCGTGTTGCCCTGCGCGATGTTCGTCTTGAGCTTGTGCTCCTCGAACTCCGTGAGCACCGCGAGCAGGTTCGGGTCGATGATGGGCCCGCCGCCGCCGCCGCCCGCGCCTGCGCCCGCGCCTCGATCGAGCTGCGCGAGCAGCTTGTCGAGCTCGGGGATCGGCTGATCGCGGCTCTCCTTCTCGGCCTGGAGCAGCTTGCCGTAGAGCTGCACCGAGGCGAAGAGCAGGTCGAGCACGGGGGCCGTGACGTCGACCTTGCCGAGGCGCAGATCGTCGAGCAGCTCCTCGAGCTTGTGCGAGAGGCTCGACATCCGCGTCGCGCCGAAGAGGCCCGCCAGGCCCTTCAGCGTGTGCACCGCGCGGAAGACGTCGTTGATGAGGTCCGGGTCGACGTGGCCGGATTTCTGGGCCTCGTCGAGCGCGAGCAGATCTCGCCCGAGCCCCTCGACGATCTCCTGCGCCTCGGAGAAGAACTCCTCGCGCGCGCGTTCGCTCTCGCTCGTCAACGCGACCCCTCGCTGGTCTCGGCCGGGGGAAGGGAGCTGCGCGCTTGCAGGATCGTCGTGATGGCGCGCTGCAGCGCCTCCACCGTGAAGGGCTTCGCGAGGAACGCGTCGGCGCCGAGCGCGAGGCCGCGCGCCCGATCCTTCTCGGAGGACTGCGTCGAGATGATGATCGTGGCGACCTTGCGGTGACGCTCGCTGTCGCGCATGAACCGCAGGAGCTCGAGCCCGTTGATGTCCGGCATGTTGATGTCGGTGATCACGAGGTCGTAGTGCCCGCGCGGCAGGAGGCGCAACGCGTCGAACCCGCTGGCAGCCTCGACGACCTCCACCTCGCCTTGCGCGTCGTCCGGGCTCGTCGCGAAGAGCCCCGGCGTTTCCTCGAGCGCCGCGCGGATGAACGCCCGGAACGCAGAGGAGTCCTCGACGACCAGGATACGAGCCATGTCGGGAGGTTAGCGGAAACGCCTCTCGATCAGGAGGTTTTTGGGCGACCTCCCCGGCCCCGGGGGGCCGCTGCCGTGTCGTGAAGGGGCAGGCGCCGATTTCTTGCCCGTATTTGCGCCTTCGCCGGGGGGCCGCGCGGGGGAAACAGGCCTTTCACGCGCCCCGTGGGCCGGTGTGGCGCTCGTGGTCACGGCGACGCCCATGCGGCCGCGAATTGACAGGCCCGCCGTGGTCCTGCCCTAATGCGTTCCGTGAACGACAGAAACAAGGCCGCGCTCGGCGCGGGTATCTCTTCCCATGCCCGGCCCAAGTGTGGGCTCCGCCTGATGCTCTTCTCGCTGCTCGCGCTCATGCTCGTCGCGTGCGGGGGCGGCTTGAACGTCCGGCTGATCAACTCCGCGCAGAAGAAGCCCAACAACGTCTGGGTCTTCTTCACGGTCGACGCGGGCAAGGACAAGCCCGTCGGCGGCCTCGTCGCCGAGGACTTCAAGATCTACGAGGACGGCGAGCTCGTCTCGGCCTTCGAGAGCAAGCAGACCATCCAGAACCCGGAGGTCGCGGCCGTCATGTACACGATGTTGCTCGTGGACATGAGCGGCTCGGTCACCGAGTCCGGGCAGGCGGACGCGCTCGTCGACGCGGCCAAGGCCTTCGCGGATCGTGTCGGCAAGACGCAGAAGGTCGGCGTGTACGGCTTCGACGGCTCCGAGAAGATCTTCTCGGTCGTGCCCTTCACCGAGGCGGCAGGATCGGTCGAGGGGGGCCTCGAGGGGCTGCGCAGCTACAAGCCGAAGGACCCGTCGACGAACCTGCACGGCGCCGTCGTCGAGGGCCTCGCGACGCTCAAGAAGGAGCTCGACAAGGACAAGCGCCCGCTCAAGTTCGGCTCCCTCGTCGTCTTCTCGGACGGCACGGATCGCGCCGCGCGCGTGACCCGCGACGAGATGAAGGACGCGATGGACAAGGAGGAGTACGAGAACTACGAGATCTACGCGATCGGCGTCGGCGCCGAGATCGGCAAGGCGAAGCTCGACGAGATCGGGCGCGACGGGACCGAGCTCGCGACGGATCAGGCGAAGGTCAAGGAGGCCTTCGACAGGATGGCCGCGCGCATCGAGTCGCACATGAAGCGCTTTTATCTGCTCTCGTACTGCACGCCGGCCCGCAAGGGTGAGCACGAGGTCACCATCGAGGCCATCAGCAAGAAGGACCCCGAGGGCTCGGGCTCCGTCGAGTACAAGTTCAACGCCGACGGCTTCGGGCCTCCGCCGGACTGCAACCCCAACGCGCCGCCGGCCTTCGAGCTGAAGGAGCCGGCGCCGAAGCCCGCCGAGGCCGCCAAGTAACACGCAAACGGTTCGTCGACACGAAAGGCCCGCGCGCATCCTGTATGCTCGCGGGCCTCGGCTTTTTCGAGGGGAACCACGCATGGCGGTTTCGAAGGTGCTGCTGGTGGACGACGAGCCGCATATCCGGCGGATCGGAGAGCTCAGCCTGAAGGGCGTCGGCAAGTGGAAGGTCGTGCTCGCGTCCTCGGGGCACGAAGCGCTCGAGGCCGCGGCGCGCGAAGCGCCGGACGTGATCCTGCTCGACGTGATGATGCCGGGCATGGACGGGCAGGAGACACTCGTCGAGCTCCGCACGCGCGAGGAAACAGCCGCGATCCCGGTCATCTTCATGACCGCGAAGGTGCAGAAGCACGAGGTCGACAGGTACCGCGAGCTCGGCGCCGCGGGCGTCATCCCGAAGCCCTTCGACCCGATGTCGCTGCCCGGACAGGTCCTCGACATCCTCGCCTCGTACGTGGGCGCACGCTCTTGATCGTGGCTCGCCACGTGCAAGGGAGAGGGGCGGAGATTTGATGAAAGCAGCCCCTCCCCCGAGCGACGAGATCGAGCGCCTCGTGGCGCTCAGCGAAGCGGCGATCCTCGACACGCCCCCCGAGCCTGCCTTCGATGATCTCACGCGCCTCGCGGCCGCGATCTGCCGCACGCCGATCGCGCTGGTCTCGCTCGTCGATCGCGAGCGCCAGTGGTTCAAGTCGAAGGTCGGGCTCGACGCGAGCGAGACGCCGCGCGAGGTGGCCTTCTGCGCGCACGCGATCCTCGGCGAGCAGCTCTTCCTCGTCCCCGACGCGCACGAGGACGCGAGATTTGCAGACAACCCGCTCGTGACCGGCGGGCCTCACGTGCGCTTCTACGCGGGCGCGCCGCTCGCGACCGCGGACGGTCACAACGTCGGCACCCTCTGCGTCATCGACCACGGGCCGCGGCAGCTCGACGACGCGCAGCGGGCCGCGCTCACGGCCCTCGCGCGCCAGGTGGCCGCGCAGATCGACCTCCGCCGCGCGAACGGGCGGCTCGCGAAGCTCAACGGCGAGCTCGTGGCGCGGGCGCGCGAGGCGCAGGCGCTGGCCGAGGAGCGCAAGGCCGTCGAGCGGGTCAAGGACGAGTTCGTCTCGACCGTCTCGCACGAGCTCCGGACGCCGCTCACCTCGAT is drawn from Polyangium spumosum and contains these coding sequences:
- a CDS encoding chemotaxis protein CheA, which encodes MTSESERAREEFFSEAQEIVEGLGRDLLALDEAQKSGHVDPDLINDVFRAVHTLKGLAGLFGATRMSSLSHKLEELLDDLRLGKVDVTAPVLDLLFASVQLYGKLLQAEKESRDQPIPELDKLLAQLDRGAGAGAGGGGGGPIIDPNLLAVLTEFEEHKLKTNIAQGNTLYRLRVRFQLATIDQGLDELKATAKPHGDIITYLPASDTDDIDSITLEILMGSRAPSTTLRNALNHLGVEVEELPRQGGGPSHAAMPPPPPTSSTASASSASTFSHTNIPTPTPSPPPVAPSEPPSPMPPMGSAPLDMTAPHPFPAPHLDTSASIPPKAQELGTIKSVAQTVRVDIQKLDVLMNYVGELSIVRTELDRLLEKMRDAQANHEVKNNLRRLQRDFGHNVKRLRDGILEVRMVPLGQVFDKLARVARQISRQAGKQVNLVITGAETNVDKLIVEELSDPLMHMMRNAIDHGIEDRDAREAMGKPAIGTIALNAFQKGNHVVIEIEDDGKGIEMERLLEKAIRMGLVGPEDARTMSRREVLNLIFVPGLSTKTSVSEISGRGVGMDVVKTNISKLGGVIDVQSEISIGTKFTVTLPITLAILKALIVKVSDQQFAIPLANVQEAVWLDLSAVRVIDGRDAVTLRGNTLQLCYLARLFGLADTSEVSGTDGFGLDAPQLSQIAPGARSSLRGEPLRQQGYSPAFPYRPAQTSTVSNAMKNALAPRSKRKFVVVTAVGTRRLGLVVDSLVGQQDVVIKGFGPSLKNIAGFAGATQLADQRIALVLDAPALVEEMFAHSERARMTHGGTHGF
- a CDS encoding chemotaxis protein CheW, whose translation is MASNLARRSDSAVVVAGQKHKKQLRDRGQGTKYLAFRLAENVYAAPVALIREILTLRPITPVPRAPSSIMGIISVRGQLVTVLDLRRRLRLSEGPVTSKARILLVDPMGVETLGLFVDEVLQVYRLADSDIEQTASALGGEVAGYIAGIARPAQAQNQADAKAQARNASGLRHDASVIILLDLKVVLAS
- a CDS encoding response regulator, translating into MAVSKVLLVDDEPHIRRIGELSLKGVGKWKVVLASSGHEALEAAAREAPDVILLDVMMPGMDGQETLVELRTREETAAIPVIFMTAKVQKHEVDRYRELGAAGVIPKPFDPMSLPGQVLDILASYVGARS
- a CDS encoding response regulator, whose translation is MARILVVEDSSAFRAFIRAALEETPGLFATSPDDAQGEVEVVEAASGFDALRLLPRGHYDLVITDINMPDINGLELLRFMRDSERHRKVATIIISTQSSEKDRARGLALGADAFLAKPFTVEALQRAITTILQARSSLPPAETSEGSR
- a CDS encoding VWA domain-containing protein, which translates into the protein MNDRNKAALGAGISSHARPKCGLRLMLFSLLALMLVACGGGLNVRLINSAQKKPNNVWVFFTVDAGKDKPVGGLVAEDFKIYEDGELVSAFESKQTIQNPEVAAVMYTMLLVDMSGSVTESGQADALVDAAKAFADRVGKTQKVGVYGFDGSEKIFSVVPFTEAAGSVEGGLEGLRSYKPKDPSTNLHGAVVEGLATLKKELDKDKRPLKFGSLVVFSDGTDRAARVTRDEMKDAMDKEEYENYEIYAIGVGAEIGKAKLDEIGRDGTELATDQAKVKEAFDRMAARIESHMKRFYLLSYCTPARKGEHEVTIEAISKKDPEGSGSVEYKFNADGFGPPPDCNPNAPPAFELKEPAPKPAEAAK